The Myxococcales bacterium nucleotide sequence CCAATTTCAAACAATATTCGCGCATATGCGGCCGCCGTGTCGAAATCTTCTGGCGTGATCTTGCCCATGGCCAGGAGCTCTTCGCGTGATACGCTGACATCGTGCTCACCATGCTCAGCCTTGGTGCTGGGGGTGAGAATTGGATGCGGAAGCGCCTGGTTTTGTGTGAGGCCCTCGGGCAGCATGTGTCCGCAAAACTCTCGCTTGCCCTGGGAATAGTGCGTAAAAATACTCGTGCTGGTGACGCCGGTCAGGTACGCGCGCATGATGAATTCGGCGGCAAGCGGCGTACACTCCCTTACAATCGTGGCACACGGATCGGGCACGGACAGGACGTGGTTCGGAACCACTTCAGCGGTTTCGGTGAACCACCATGCAGCAAGCTGATTAAGCACTTGGCCCTTGAAAGGCAGCGTGCCTACATGGCAGTCAAACGCGCTGATGCGGTCCGTCACCACAATCACGCGTCGGTCATCATTTGTGAGATAGCTGTCGCGCACTTTGCCACGCATTTTGGTTCCCATCGACTCGAAATGCGTATCTTCTAAGCAACGGTCAAGTCCTTGACGAAGTATGGAATCAGTCACTGTCACGGGGCATCTCCTAATGCACGGTCAATCACGGTATCAACGTGTCTCAGTAATTCATTAACATCAAATTCGGCGTCGATGTCCTGTTCAGACAGATGTGCACGAATGTCACTATCGTTCAAGATATGTTGTCTAAACGAGGTACGGTTCTCAAATGCCTGCATGGCGTTGCGTTGAACCATACCGTAACCCTCTTGACGCCCGAGCCCCTTCTCCACAAGCGCGAGCATGAGTCCCTCACTAGCCCATAATCCCTGGGTGCTCTCTAGATTTTGCGCTGCACGTTCTTCGTACACCACGAGCCCCACCACAACATCGCGGCATCGATCCAGCATGAACGCCAACGTCGACGTTGTATCCGGAAAGAGCATGCGTTCGACCGAGGAGTGACTGATGTCGCGCTCGTGCCATAAGCTGATGTTCTCAAGGCTCGGGATCACTGCGGCCCTCAAGAGGCGGGCCAACCCACACAGGTTCTCGCTGAGGACGGGATTGCGCTTATGCGGCATCGCGCTTGAGCCTTTCTGCCCCTTGTGAAAGGCCTCTTCAGCCTCACCAACTTCACTGCGCTGCCAATGCCGGATGTTGGTGGCCAAGCGTTCGATGCCCGCGGCTATGAGGGCGAGACTAAAGAGGAGCCGAGCGTGGCGGTCGCGCGGAATCACCTGGGTTGCCACAGTTTCCGGTCTAAGCCCAAGCATGCCGAGCGCAGCCTGTTCAATCTCAGGTGTCAGATGACTGTAGGTCCCGACGGCGCCAGAAAGTGTTCCGACGGCAATATGTTGCCGCGCGGCCTGTAGGTCACCATGCCCCCGCGCAAGTTCTGCGAAATGCCCCGCAAGAACCATCCCCACTGTTACGGGCTCGGCCCAGATGCCGTGCGAGCGACCGATCATGGGCATATGCCGGTGCTCTTCGATGCGGACCTTGAGGGCATCGAGCAGCGCTTGGCTGCGTAGCAGCAATCGATCGACCGCTTGGGTCAAAAGAAGCGCGAGCGAAGTGTCCAAAACGTCTGAGGAGGTCATGCCGCGGTGCAGCCAGCGCGCCGGTTTCCCTCCCAACTCCTCGACATGGGTCAAAAATGCGATCACGTCATGCCGCGTGGTGCGCTCGATGGCCTCGATGCGCTCGGGATCGAGCCGGTCTCTTAGCATTTCCAACGATTGCGCGGTGCCTTTGGGGACTAAAGATGCATCCTCCATGGCTTTACATGCCGCCAACTCGACGTCGAACCATGCTTGATAACGCTTCAGCGGTGACCACAGCGCTGCGAAATCTTCGGGCGTATAGCGGGAAAGCATGGGAAGCAGGGACCCTACCAAGCCGGCGTTTGTTGTCCATAGCCTTGGGAGGTGACCAGGCGGAGCAGGGATAACCTTAGTTCATGGGGATATCGATCGCTCGGGCGGCGCCCTTGCGGGGAACCGCAGATGGCAATCGCCGGGAGGCTGTCGTAGAACCCGCCAGATGTCGGAACGGGGCTTTCAGTGGGGGCGTCTTGTGAGTCTATGCGGGAGTGTACTCGCTGGAGCCCTCATGCCTCAGGCGGTAAGCCTCGCCGATTCGGTGGCGGAAGAGGGGCCGCACGGCCAGGCATCAGCACAACCACCGGCGGATATGGGCCCTCGTGGATTAACCCTGGAGCGCGTGCTTTTTCTCGCGCTGAGGAACCATGAAACGCCATTGACTGCAAAGCAAAGAGCCATCGCCGCAGAAGCTCGGGTGGATCGTGCATTGGCCCTTTTTATGCCGACGGTATCGCTTTTAGGCACCTATACGCGCCGCGCTTTTCAGACAGAGCGGGTGGTGGGTGGAGAACGGGTCATTATTCAAAATCACAATGCCCTTGCCGCCAGCGGCACGGCAAGACTCTCGTTGTTCAATGCGCGCAGTATCCCACTGTACAATCAAGCGAAGTATGAACGAGATGCGGCGCGGTGGAGTGAGAAGGATGCCCGACGGGTGTTCTTGGGTAGTGTTGCAAAGGCTTTTTTGTTGGGTCTTGGAACAGAGCAAGTGATGCTCGCGGCGCGGCAGCGCGTCGGATTTGCGAAAGAAAACGAAGAACAAGCAAAGCAACGCGCGGAGCTCGGGCTGGTGAGCTCCAATGATGTCACCCGCGCTGAGCTTGAGTCGAGTGCGGCGCGCACCCAGCTTAGCCGTTCGATTGTCGACTTCAAGCAAAGCCGCCTTGAACTGGGGAATCTGATTACCCGGCCCGTCAAGTCCCCATTGCTTGAGCCAGTGCGTTTGCTAGAGCAGGCCTCGGGCGTGCACGGCAACCCGGGTCTCATGATTAAGCGCGCGCTCAGCGTGCGCGCCGATCTTCGCGCAGCGCGCAGTCAGCGCGAGGCGTTGAAAGCCTCGGCTGACGAGCCCTCGCTGCGAGTGTTGCCCAGTCTCGGCGTGGTGGGTCAGGTACGGGCCACCAACGAATCGGGAATCTCGGGGCGTAACGTCGACGGGTACGTGGGTGCAGAACTCAGTTGGGAACTCTGGGATGGTGGTTCCCGCAGCGCAGAGGAAGAGGAGCGCGATGCATTGGCCGTCATCGGCGACTTGGACGTTCGGGCCCTTGCGCGGCAGCTCAATGTCGAGGTGCACTCCGCGCTCGTGGCACTTCGGCAAGGGCAAGAAACTGAAGAACAGGCTCGCATGACCGTGGCATCCGCCAGACGCAACGGCCAAGAGATCATGGAGCTTTACCGACAGGGATTGGCGACCGCGCTTCTGGTTGCAGACGCCAACGTGCAACTGTTTGAGGCCGAAGTAGCCCACGCCCAGGCCAAGTACGGGGTGGCGATCGCGTTGATCGATCTACGCCAAGCGGTGGGCCTTGACCCGCTCGGGAGGAAACTTCTATGAAGGCGCGGGCGATTTATCTAAAGAGCGCCGCCTTGTTGCTGGCGCTATCTATAGGGTGCCCCGCTGAGAGATCCAAAACCGCGGCTTCCAAAGGTAAACCACGGAAAGTGTTGAGCTTTCCCGTGGAAGTGAAGCCCCTGCGGGCGCGGCAGGTCTCTTACACGATTACGGCGGTGGGATCAGTGGAGGCCTATGAGCGGGTCCAGATTACAGCCAGGGTTTCAGGCGTTGTCGAACGCGTGCGTTTTCGCGAAGGCGATACGGTGTCCCCCGGGAAGGTGCTGGCCGAAATAGAACCCCAGAAGTACGCGCTTCAGGTAGAAGCGGCGCGCGCCGCTTTGGCGAAGAGTCAGGCAGCTCGGGCCGAGGCTCAAGCAGGGCTTTTACGTCGTGAGGCAGGTCTCAAGAAATCCCCTGGCTTGATACCCGCCGAGGAGCTTGAAACTTGGCGGACGAAAGGACAGGTCTCAGAGGCCGATGCCTCCGCAGCCCAGGCCGAATTGCGACAGGCCGCTCTCAACCTGCGGGATGCATATGTTCGCTCCCCGATTGCCGGAACCATCGAGACGCGCAGTGTGGAAACCGGGCAATACGTCAACCCCGGCAGCGTCCTGGCCACGTTGGTCCAGCGGGAGCCTCTCTTACTGCGTTTCCAAGTCACAGATCAAGAGGCCTCCCGGCTTTCAAACGACATGGAAGTGAACTTCGTGACCAAGGACGCGAAGACCAGTTACCGCGCGAAAATTGTACACGTGTCGCAAGCGGCAGATGCGACCTCGCGGCTGATACCGGTGGTGGCCGAGGTCGACAGCGCCAACTCGGACTCATTACGGCCTGGCACCTTTGCCGAAGTCACAGTGCCGATTGGCGCCGCGCAACAAGCGTTGGTCGTGCCACAAACCGCGATTCGGCCAAGCGAGCGCGGCTTTATAGCTTATATCGTTAAGGATAATATCGCCCATGAACGCATACTCACCCTCGGCATGCGCACAGCAGATGGGCACGTAGAGATTCGTGAGGGCCTGAATCCCGGGGATCTGCTAGTCGTTCGTGGGGCAGAGGCGCTGCGAGATGGGGTGAAGGTGACGGTTTCTCGCTAGTGTTTTACTGCCTTCCGCTCATCAAGGCTGAACCAACCCCATGAATCTCACCGACGTATGCATTAGAAAACCTTTGTTTGCGTGGATGCTGATGGCAGCCACGGTGGTATTTGGCGTGGTGGCGTTAAGCCGCATCGGCATTAGCCAGTTCCCGGATGTGGACTTCCCAGTCATCTCTGTGTCGCTCACATGGGAGGGGGCAGCGCCCGAGGTCATGGAACACGATGTGGTGGAAATCGTGGAAGAAGCGGTGGTGCAGGTCGAGGGCGTGCGCACCATTACTTCGTCGTCGCGTCAAAGCGCTGCTTCGATTTCCGTTGAGCTCGACTTGTCTCGCGATGTCGATCTAGCAATGCAAGATATCCAAGCCAAAGTGGCGCAGGTGCAGCGGCGCCTGCCCAAGGATGTGGAGCCCCCTGTTATTTCCAAAACAAACCCAGAAGATCAACCAATCATGTGGGTCGGCTTATCAGGCGCGTTTCCGCAGCAGCTTCTGTCCGATACCGCCCGCTACGTTCTCAAAGAAAAGCTCCAAACAATCCCGGGCGTAGGTGAGATCATGATGGGGGGCTATCTTGAGCGCAATGTGCGCATCTGGATAGATGCCACCAAGCTAGACGAGCGCAATCTGACGGTGAGCGAGGTACTGGAGGCTCTCAGACGAGAGCATGTGGAATTGCCTGCGGGATATCTAAAAACAGAAGGCCGCGAGGTGACAGTACGGGTGCTCGGAGAAGCGCTCGATCTAGCCACATTGCGACAGATTGTGCTTCGGGAGAACGAAGGCAGCACCATCTACTTGAAGGACGTCGCGCTCGTGGAAGATGGGTTTGAAGACGAGCGACGACTGGCGCGTGTCAACGGAAGCCCCGCACAGGGCTTGGGTATTAAGAAACAACGAGGATCTAACGCCGTGGCTGTGGCGAAAGGCGTACGCGAAGTGCTTGTCGAAGTGCAAAAGACGCTGCCGGACGGCATGTCGGCGGGCGTCAATTTCGATAGCACGCAATTTATCGAAGAGTCAGTCCACGAAATTCAGTTTGAGTTAATTCTCTCCGTTCTGCTCACAGGATTGATCTGCTGGCTTTTCTTGGGCTCGCTTTCAAGCACACTTAACGTGATTTTGGCGATTCCCATGTCGCTGTTCGGCACCGTGGCTGTTATCTATTTTCTGGGATACACGTTGAATACTTTTACGCTGTTGGCCCTCGCGTTGTCGGTCGGCATTGTGGTGGACGACGCGATCATGGTGCTCGAAAATATCGTCCGACATGCCGAGGGCGGTAAAGACCGGGTTCGCGCCGCGCGTGAGGGAACCCACGAGATCACGTTCGCGGCGCTTGCGGCAACCTTGGCGGTCATCGCTATTTTTGTTCCCGTTATCTTTATGAAGGGTGTTGTGGGGAAGTTTTTTATGCAGTTCGGGGTGACTCTGAGCGTGGCCGTGCTCTTGTCTTACGTGGAAGCTATCACGTTGGCCCCTGCGCGCTGCGCGCAGATGCTAAGGACGAAAAAGGCCGATCGGAATTGGTTGTCACGCAAGGTGACGCAAGGATTTGATCGGCTCTCGCAGCGGTACACGTGGGTGCTCAAGTTAGGCCTGAGACGCCCCTTGAGTGTGCTGGCGGTGGCTACTCTGGTTTTGATGGGCTCAGCGGGAATCATGCAGAAGCTCAAAGGCGAATTCGTGCCGTCTCAGGATCAAAGTCGGCTTATGGTCCGTTTACAAACTGCAGTCGGCTCAGACTTGGGTGAGATTGATCGACTGGTGCGCAAAGCTGAGGCTTTCATCACGTCGCGGCCCGAAGTCGAAAGAGTGTTTGCTCTGGCCGGAGGCTTTGGCGGTGCGTCCGCGATCAATACAGGGATGCTATTTTTGACCCTCAAACCGCCAGAGGCCCGCGAGCTGAGCCAGAACGAATTTGCGGATGTCATACGGCGGGAATTTAATTCTTACCCTGGCTTAAAGGCGGTGGTGCAAGATTTATCGCAATCAGGATTTACGGCGCAGCGGGGATTCCCTGTCGAGTTCTCGGTACAAGGTCCCGATTGGGACACGCTGGTCAGGCTGTCTGAAATGGCCA carries:
- a CDS encoding efflux RND transporter permease subunit, whose protein sequence is MNLTDVCIRKPLFAWMLMAATVVFGVVALSRIGISQFPDVDFPVISVSLTWEGAAPEVMEHDVVEIVEEAVVQVEGVRTITSSSRQSAASISVELDLSRDVDLAMQDIQAKVAQVQRRLPKDVEPPVISKTNPEDQPIMWVGLSGAFPQQLLSDTARYVLKEKLQTIPGVGEIMMGGYLERNVRIWIDATKLDERNLTVSEVLEALRREHVELPAGYLKTEGREVTVRVLGEALDLATLRQIVLRENEGSTIYLKDVALVEDGFEDERRLARVNGSPAQGLGIKKQRGSNAVAVAKGVREVLVEVQKTLPDGMSAGVNFDSTQFIEESVHEIQFELILSVLLTGLICWLFLGSLSSTLNVILAIPMSLFGTVAVIYFLGYTLNTFTLLALALSVGIVVDDAIMVLENIVRHAEGGKDRVRAAREGTHEITFAALAATLAVIAIFVPVIFMKGVVGKFFMQFGVTLSVAVLLSYVEAITLAPARCAQMLRTKKADRNWLSRKVTQGFDRLSQRYTWVLKLGLRRPLSVLAVATLVLMGSAGIMQKLKGEFVPSQDQSRLMVRLQTAVGSDLGEIDRLVRKAEAFITSRPEVERVFALAGGFGGASAINTGMLFLTLKPPEARELSQNEFADVIRREFNSYPGLKAVVQDLSQSGFTAQRGFPVEFSVQGPDWDTLVRLSEMAMQQLRQTGAVIDLDSDYELGIPELQITPDRARAADLGISAQDIALTLNALVGGVQAGKYSTGGRRIDVWLRLLAEQRARPEDIDRLHVKNRNGELVPLSAVVTQKEEPALQSITRRDRERAIAVFANIAKGHSQSEVLARVERFSKTLPDGYRLVLSGQSMAFQESMGGLWFALILGIIVSYMVLVSQFNSLVYPLTVLSILPLSAAGAVISLWIMGHTINIFSMIGILLLMGIVKKNSIILVDYANQAQEAGADAVSAMAQAGPTRLRPIVMTSVATLMAALPPALSLGPGAEIRAPMAVAVIGGIIVATTLSLVVVPAFYVVMDRMKQSVGQGFGRKRA
- a CDS encoding efflux RND transporter periplasmic adaptor subunit — encoded protein: MKARAIYLKSAALLLALSIGCPAERSKTAASKGKPRKVLSFPVEVKPLRARQVSYTITAVGSVEAYERVQITARVSGVVERVRFREGDTVSPGKVLAEIEPQKYALQVEAARAALAKSQAARAEAQAGLLRREAGLKKSPGLIPAEELETWRTKGQVSEADASAAQAELRQAALNLRDAYVRSPIAGTIETRSVETGQYVNPGSVLATLVQREPLLLRFQVTDQEASRLSNDMEVNFVTKDAKTSYRAKIVHVSQAADATSRLIPVVAEVDSANSDSLRPGTFAEVTVPIGAAQQALVVPQTAIRPSERGFIAYIVKDNIAHERILTLGMRTADGHVEIREGLNPGDLLVVRGAEALRDGVKVTVSR
- a CDS encoding adenylosuccinate lyase; protein product: MLSRYTPEDFAALWSPLKRYQAWFDVELAACKAMEDASLVPKGTAQSLEMLRDRLDPERIEAIERTTRHDVIAFLTHVEELGGKPARWLHRGMTSSDVLDTSLALLLTQAVDRLLLRSQALLDALKVRIEEHRHMPMIGRSHGIWAEPVTVGMVLAGHFAELARGHGDLQAARQHIAVGTLSGAVGTYSHLTPEIEQAALGMLGLRPETVATQVIPRDRHARLLFSLALIAAGIERLATNIRHWQRSEVGEAEEAFHKGQKGSSAMPHKRNPVLSENLCGLARLLRAAVIPSLENISLWHERDISHSSVERMLFPDTTSTLAFMLDRCRDVVVGLVVYEERAAQNLESTQGLWASEGLMLALVEKGLGRQEGYGMVQRNAMQAFENRTSFRQHILNDSDIRAHLSEQDIDAEFDVNELLRHVDTVIDRALGDAP
- a CDS encoding phosphoribosylaminoimidazolesuccinocarboxamide synthase translates to MGTKMRGKVRDSYLTNDDRRVIVVTDRISAFDCHVGTLPFKGQVLNQLAAWWFTETAEVVPNHVLSVPDPCATIVRECTPLAAEFIMRAYLTGVTSTSIFTHYSQGKREFCGHMLPEGLTQNQALPHPILTPSTKAEHGEHDVSVSREELLAMGKITPEDFDTAAAYARILFEIGQKKCAEKGLILVDTKYEFGKTQDGFVVVIDEIHTPDSSRFWFSESYQERLKQGQAPESFDKEYVRRWLAEQGFTGEGKSPVLPDEVRIEASRRYMQACSSICGQEFEPDLQDPIARLRKNLNL
- a CDS encoding TolC family protein, yielding MPQAVSLADSVAEEGPHGQASAQPPADMGPRGLTLERVLFLALRNHETPLTAKQRAIAAEARVDRALALFMPTVSLLGTYTRRAFQTERVVGGERVIIQNHNALAASGTARLSLFNARSIPLYNQAKYERDAARWSEKDARRVFLGSVAKAFLLGLGTEQVMLAARQRVGFAKENEEQAKQRAELGLVSSNDVTRAELESSAARTQLSRSIVDFKQSRLELGNLITRPVKSPLLEPVRLLEQASGVHGNPGLMIKRALSVRADLRAARSQREALKASADEPSLRVLPSLGVVGQVRATNESGISGRNVDGYVGAELSWELWDGGSRSAEEEERDALAVIGDLDVRALARQLNVEVHSALVALRQGQETEEQARMTVASARRNGQEIMELYRQGLATALLVADANVQLFEAEVAHAQAKYGVAIALIDLRQAVGLDPLGRKLL